One Aegilops tauschii subsp. strangulata cultivar AL8/78 chromosome 7, Aet v6.0, whole genome shotgun sequence genomic window carries:
- the LOC109736598 gene encoding uncharacterized protein isoform X2, with amino-acid sequence MAEMNIDLGGLAGRPTTSQADPFQSALYGAGPGLIRSGLGAYSEKFLGSSSDFMQSNITQYLSNPQYYFQVNNQYVRNKLKVVLFPFLHRGHWTRITEPVGGRLSYKPPVQDINAPDLYIPLMAFATYIVVAGYALGVLGRFTPVALTIQFTKGLLGWFMQVILIKALLYSLGSGESPLLDIVAYAGYGFAGTSLAMLVRIFWSYSYYFVLPWFCICTGVFLVKTMKRVLQGVSRTYERHPSRNHYFLLFLVAAQFPMLFWLGNIKG; translated from the exons ATGGCAGAAATGAACATTGATCTGGGAGGATTGGCAGGCAGGCCTACTACTTCACAGGCGGATCCTTTTCAAAGTGCTTTGTATGGAGCTGGACCTGGACTCATCCGAAGTGGACTAGGAGCGTACAGTGAGAAGTTTTTAGGTTCAAGCTCTGACTTTATGCAAAGCAAT ATCACTCAATATTTGTCCAATCCACAATATTACTTTCAAGTGAACAATCAGTATGTGAGGAACAAGCTGAAGGTTGTCTTGTTTCCTTTTCTGCATCGG GGACACTGGACTAGGATAACTGAGCCAGTGGGAGGAAGGCTGTCGTACAAACCTCCAGTTCAAGACATCAATGCTCCAGATCTGTACATCCCTCTCATGGCTTTTGCCACCTACATTGTAGTTGCTGGATATGCCTTGGGTGTTCTTGGAAG GTTTACCCCGGTGGCACTGACTATACAGTTCACAAAAGGGTTACTCGGTTGGTTTATGCAAGTCATCCTCATTAAAGCTCTACTTTACTCACTTGGAAGTGGTGAATCGCCGTTGCTTGACATTGTGGCATATGCTGGCTATGGGTTTGCCGGTACCTCACTTGCGATGCTTGTCCGCATCTTCTGGAGCTACTCATACTATTTTGTGCTGCCGTGGTTCTGTATCTGCACTGGAGTGTTCCTGGTTAAGACGATGAAGAGGGTTCTGCAGGGTGTATCGAGGACTTATGAGAGGCATCCTAGCAGGAACCACTACTTTCTTCTATTCCTCGTGGCTGCGCAGTTCCCCATGCTTTTTTGGCTAGGCAACATCAAGGGCTGA
- the LOC109736740 gene encoding G-type lectin S-receptor-like serine/threonine-protein kinase LECRK3 — protein MKPLGASLPFVLHLASFLALLLHQPHLLAAQRLTTGSTLSPPGYITSPSGEFAFGFRALDSDPSQFLLAVWFNFNFTQAPDPAQEKVVWYAKNLSSGSAVMATELSVFSIGPQLSLTDNTGSIIWTNPDPSLQAGSILALQDSGNLQLLATGGMPITWESFQHPTDTLLPGQSLGSGKALLSRRSDMVFFPGRYSLQVQGDGNIVLYLTNLATGNLDSHNAYWSTNTYQPDNQAGNMTIFFDSSGHLYYQSNDSTVVDLIPPHPKSRFGYHQHASLDPDGIFRMYTRPKNAMGRRNLSWAVTGQFPTEGCKIKTSMQGLCGPNSYCVYGPNDRLDCECPSGYSYVDSQLRYMGCTQGFMSQSCDGKNRSAEFGVVKLPNTTWGNSPYEGYSHTTEDQCADSCLNDCLCAAAMYDDSYCAKMVSLAGYGRQGGDVVMKALIKVRTSSPLELAPPRILPYVLLGCSGFVLLSAISSLMLHWYLRKKNANHDFVRAYTAKELYRATNGFCKLLGRGGFGEVYHGVLKSLHSPDIAVKKLISSNGYSEREFANEVQSIGQIHHRNLVRMVGYCKEQEQRMLVFEFMPGGSLRSFLFQPKRPMWSWRAEAALGIAKGLEYLHEGCNYPVIHCDIKPDNILLDDKKNPKITDFGIAKLLSDQQMHTTVTNIRGTRGYIAPEWFQSDRRIDTKVDVYSFGVVLLEMICCRKCQEPVTGLDGDDSVTLFWWAGQLVCHGKIEVLLHNEDDTIEDLVRVERFMRVALRCIEQNPSLRPTMHQVVQMLEGVVEVDTVPAPTSSDCSSPLTSSVDGSTLLPGGANLEIE, from the coding sequence ATGAAGCCATTAGGCGCATCGTTACCTTTTGTTCTCCACCTTGCTTCCTTCCTCGCGCTCTTGCTCCACCAGCCTCATCTGCTTGCAGCGCAGAGGCTCACAACCGGATCGACACTCAGCCCCCCTGGCTACATCACCTCCCCGTCAGGGGAATTTGCCTTCGGCTTCCGGGCCCTCGACTCTGACCCCAGCCAGTTCCTCCTTGCTGTCTGGTTCAACTTCAACTTCACCCAGGCGCCCGACCCTGCACAGGAGAAGGTGGTGTGGTATGCCAAGAACCTGAGTTCAGGCTCGGCCGTGATGGCCACGGAGTTGTCCGTGTTCAGCATCGGTCCACAGCTCTCCCTCACTGACAACACCGGTAGCATAATATGGACAAACCCAGACCCTAGCCTACAAGCCGGCTCAATTCTCGCGCTGCAAGACTCGGGCAACCTCCAGTTACTCGCTACCGGGGGAATGCCCATCACCTGGGAGAGCTTCCAGCACCCAACTGACACACTCCTCCCGGGTCAATCGTTGGGCTCTGGAAAGGCTCTTCTGTCCAGGCGCTCCGACATGGTCTTCTTCCCCGGCCGCTACAGCCTGCAGGTGCAAGGCGATGGTAACATCGTCTTGTACCTCACGAACCTTGCCACCGGCAACCTGGATTCGCACAACGCATATTGGAGCACTAACACCTACCAGCCGGACAACCAGGCCGGCAACATGACTATTTTCTTTGACTCATCGGGCCATCTGTACTATCAGAGCAATGACAGCACTGTGGTTGACCTGATACCCCCCCATCCAAAGTCTAGGTTTGGTTACCACCAGCACGCATCACTCGATCCAGATGGCATCTTCCGCATGTACACCCGACCGAAGAACGCCATGGGAAGGAGAAACTTGTCGTGGGCAGTCACGGGACAGTTCCCAACCGAAGGTTGCAAGATAAAAACCTCTATGCAAGGTTTGTGTGGCCCCAACTCATACTGTGTGTATGGTCCTAACGACCGCCTCGATTGTGAGTGCCCAAGCGGCTACTCCTATGTCGATTCTCAGCTCAGGTACATGGGCTGCACACAGGGGTTCATGTCGCAGAGTTGTGACGGGAAGAACCGCTCCGCCGAGTTTGGGGTTGTCAAGCTCCCGAACACCACTTGGGGAAACTCGCCATATGAAGGATATTCGCACACCACAGAGGATCAGTGTGCAGACTCTTGCCTAAATGACTGCCTCTGCGCCGCTGCTATGTATGATGACAGTTATTGTGCCAAGATGGTGTCATTGGCAGGATATGGACGGCAAGGAGGAGACGTCGTCATGAAGGCATTGATAAAGGTACGGACGAGCAGTCCCTTGGAGCTGGCGCCACCGAGGATATTGCCTTATGTATTACTCGGTTGCTCGGGGTTCGTGTTGCTATCCGCAATAAGTAGTCTCATGTTACATTGGTACCTTAGGAAGAAGAACGCCAACCATGACTTTGTGAGGGCTTACACTGCAAAAGAGCTTTACAGAGCCACCAATGGCTTTTGTAAGTTGCTAGGCAGAGGTGGCTTTGGCGAGGTCTACCATGGGGTGTTAAAGTCGCTACACTCTCCTGACATAGCAGTGAAGAAGCTCATCAGCTCCAATGGTTACAGCGAGAGGGAGTTCGCGAATGAGGTACAGTCCATCGGCCAGATCCACCACAGGAACCTAGTCCGCATGGTTGGTTACTGCAAAGAGCAGGAGCAACGGATGTTGGTGTTCGAGTTCATGCCAGGTGGTTCCCTTCGGAGCTTCCTTTTCCAGCCTAAGCGACCAATGTGGAGTTGGCGTGCCGAGGCAGCACTCGGTATTGCCAAGGGCCTAGAGTACTTACACGAAGGATGCAATTATCCAGTCATTCATTGTGACATCAAGCCTGACAATATATTGTTAGATGACAAGAAAAATCCAAAGATTACTGATTTTGGGATTGCAAAGCTTCTTAGTGACCAGCAGATGCACACCACGGTGACTAACATCAGGGGCACAAGGGGCTATATTGCCCCCGAGTGGTTCCAAAGTGATAGGCGCATTGACACCAAGGTTGATGTTTACAGCTTCGGCGTTGTGCTACTAGAGATGATATGCTGCCGGAAGTGCCAGGAGCCAGTGACTGGGCTGGATGGTGACGATTCAGTCACACTGTTTTGGTGGGCTGGTCAGTTGGTCTGTCATGGCAAGATTGAGGTTTTGTTGCATAATGAAGACGACACCATTGAGGATTTGGTCAGAGTGGAGAGGTTCATGCGTGTTGCACTCAGGTGCATTGAGCAGAATCCTTCGCTCCGTCCGACAATGCACCAGGTGGTGCAGATGCTGGAGGGCGTGGTTGAGGTCGACACTGTACCTGCTCCTACAAGCTCCGACTGTTCATCGCCGTTGACCTCTTCGGTCGACGGGAGCACTCTGTTGCCAGGTGGTGCTAATCTTGAGATAGAGTGA